The Vibrio gazogenes DNA segment CCAACGGCGATAATCCGAGTGTCCGCACCACGGCAAACACCCACCATACTCCGAACGAACAACTGATTCTCTGAGCGTCGTTCGATCCCTTTGACCAGACTACGGTGAAGTTTCAGATAGTCAATTTTGAATTCTTTAATGTAATGCGTACTGACAATCGTACGCCCAACCTGTCCAACCACAATTTGGCAATTGAACGCCGCAATCATTTTTAGTACGGGCCGCATATAGTCAAGATGTTTGACTAAGTGACTTTCCGTAAACTCAAAGCAGAGCCGCTGGCGATACGCTCGAGGCAGTTGCATCAGCAAATTTCTGAACCAGATAAAGTGAGCACGCTGAGCAAATGAAGTGACATATAAATTGATCGAATATATATCAGTCGCATCACCTTCCTCACGGAGAAACCGTACAACGCGATGACAGGTAACACGATCCAGTACCATCTCGTATCCGACAGCGACAATCGCTGAGATAAACCGGGACGTTTTCATAAAGCCCTGCCCCGGCTCAGGAATTCTGACAAAAAGTTCTCGATGAGCAATAGAAAGTTGCTTCTGACGAGAGATAACATAACAGTCCTGTTTGAATAAACATATTTTCTCTTCGGTCAGGTTATGTTCAAACAGACTGCGCCACCGAACGTTGCCTCTTTCATCATCGGCCGATTTAACCTTGTTAAAACGGCTCCACGCATTGACACCTTCCAACTGGGCACTTTTTAATGCGGTCTCCACCTCATCAATGATTCTCCCCCATTGTTCACCTTCGGTGTACATCGTGATGCCGATATGGCACCAGTTACTCCGGTCCAGCGGCACAGGCGGACTAAGCCGCTCAATACCTTTCAAGCATTGAACCGCGACTTGAGCCACTTCTTTTGAACTTTGGTGGGGGAGCAACACCGAGAAAACCGCGTCATAATAACGCGACAGGATAGCATCCGGATAACGTTGGATCACATTCGAAATACATTCCCCGACCTGAACAACCAGATGATCAAATTCCGTTTTATCAAGCCCGTCCAACTCATCGATCTGTAACATCAGGACACCGCCACGAGCATCATTTTCAAGTAAAGCGGCTTCGAGCTTGCTATCAAATAACACCCGGTTGGCTGTCCCCGTCAGTTGATCCAAGAATGTCTGCGTGCGGATAAATGTATCAAAACGACTTCGTTCCTGTCGGGCATCCTGAAGCTCTTCAATCAGTCGATCGAGCGCCTCACTCGCGGTATAAGGCCACTCTCGCTCATCCCCCTTTGCATAACGTTCTACCTGCCCTGCAAGGATCATTCTACCGCGTTCTTCAAGCAATTCAGAACCAAGCAATTGAGCCTGTAACCATTTTACACCTCTGAGCAGACACACAATGATCAAAACCACCGCAAAGGTTGTAGACCACATGGCACTGAAAGAGTAAGTAAAACCGATATAGGGCGGGACAGCCTTAAAATGTAAGGTGTAATCATGATTGCGTTTCAGATCAAAATTCGCACGATACAACCGACTGTCCTCAACCGAGGAGGTAGTATCTTTAAATCGGTACACGACCCCCGCTTTCGAAGTGAGTGTCATTTCAACGATATTACTGGCATGAAGTAACTTGGGAACCCAGCGCTGCATGGAATAGGCAGCATCAGGCTCATCTAATTCTTTATCAATGACTTCAACTACACCATATAGGTAGTGATTGAGATATTCATGTCCCAAGCGTTGAAAAGAAAGGGTTCCGCCAATAAACAAGATAAAAATCGCCCCAGTCACAATCATCGTGACCACCGCAACCAATCGGGTGCTGAGCTTGAGCGTTGGCGTATATCTCATGAATATCAAATCCTTTTATATTCATTGAAAAATTGAATTGTCTTTCATTCAGGATACAACAAATCATGTCATATGACGGTGAGTCGTATAACATGATCAAAAATAACAGGGGAAACACTGCCCTTCTATCGGGGACAATATATACCTGAACCGAAGTATCCAAAAGAACACCTTCATTCACTTTTTACGCGCAAGCTTGGTTTAATTCTGCCTGTTCCTTTCTTTTCTCAGATAATTTCCCCCATTTCATCAAGATATCCGTCGTAATAACCGCTTTTCTCTAACTTAGCCTCACCAAGATGGTTCAACGTAAATTTGAGAGACTCCTCCCATAAAGCAAAGCATTAACGACCGCACAATCAGGACGCGAGTTGCTTCTGCTGCTGAGAGAGCCAATCAATCCAAGCAGACATTCCTTCACCGGTGGTGGCAGATAATTTGATCACTTGGATCTGCGGATTGATCTGACGCGCGTTCGCGATACAGGCTTCGATATCAAAATCGACGTAATCCAACAGATCAATTTTATTCACCAGCATTAACTGAGAAGCAGCAAACATA contains these protein-coding regions:
- the csrD gene encoding RNase E specificity factor CsrD, which produces MIVTGAIFILFIGGTLSFQRLGHEYLNHYLYGVVEVIDKELDEPDAAYSMQRWVPKLLHASNIVEMTLTSKAGVVYRFKDTTSSVEDSRLYRANFDLKRNHDYTLHFKAVPPYIGFTYSFSAMWSTTFAVVLIIVCLLRGVKWLQAQLLGSELLEERGRMILAGQVERYAKGDEREWPYTASEALDRLIEELQDARQERSRFDTFIRTQTFLDQLTGTANRVLFDSKLEAALLENDARGGVLMLQIDELDGLDKTEFDHLVVQVGECISNVIQRYPDAILSRYYDAVFSVLLPHQSSKEVAQVAVQCLKGIERLSPPVPLDRSNWCHIGITMYTEGEQWGRIIDEVETALKSAQLEGVNAWSRFNKVKSADDERGNVRWRSLFEHNLTEEKICLFKQDCYVISRQKQLSIAHRELFVRIPEPGQGFMKTSRFISAIVAVGYEMVLDRVTCHRVVRFLREEGDATDIYSINLYVTSFAQRAHFIWFRNLLMQLPRAYRQRLCFEFTESHLVKHLDYMRPVLKMIAAFNCQIVVGQVGRTIVSTHYIKEFKIDYLKLHRSLVKGIERRSENQLFVRSMVGVCRGADTRIIAVGVESEGEWKVLQSLGVNGVQGRLFDVESQWIPKPRITNVKPGKRKRWKTKPAQR